A window of the Hevea brasiliensis isolate MT/VB/25A 57/8 chromosome 6, ASM3005281v1, whole genome shotgun sequence genome harbors these coding sequences:
- the LOC131169251 gene encoding putative leucine-rich repeat receptor-like serine/threonine-protein kinase At2g19230, which produces MDGWPRFFLFSILWLIFTPIYATSGSSKVAVAANNEPVGRRKLATGNPGSISIDCGVNEDYVDENMGLLFKSDRDFISTGENHDAEPGSFTEPEAFTDRLCKNLRSFPMGKKNCYILRPEQGKNHNYLIRAFYCYENYDGNNQPPTFDVHIGVNLWMTVKDLNRNGWNAGEIFHFSSTGIIHVCLVNKGLGVPFISALELYSVNDSIYRSEFGSLHVTRRFQPGNPTDIRFRYKDDVFHRVWRTYGFANWTLVNATSDIQLQEIDNSHKLPIEVLKTAAQPRKGVHSLRYNTSFTCSQLCNFYVYFHFAEIVEFPQDQRREFTITLNDHNYGPFSLESFKPRTIPLKLTTKGDINFTINSTSNSHLPPILNAFEILYIIELPRSPTDQADVDAIMAVMRSYNINEDEWQGDPCVPRELSWNGLNCSNYDKNPPRIISLDLSSRKLTGEIAPSLSALKAIQSLDLSYNKLTGILPNFFSELLNLTLLDLSYNELTGPVPEFLAQLPNLDTLNLTGNKFTGSIPQSLIKKSNNGTLQLSFDKNPNLCQSDSCEKKKHFLLPVVASIISILMLLLLCMISISWRQRRQQAIAETQKSKNQTFSYSEIISITDNFKTAIGGGGFGKVYFGTLKDGTQVAIKLLSQSSNQGYKEFQAEVQLLMVVHHRNLVSLIGYCNDSHNMALVYEYMVNGNLQQHLSKKSGSVLTWKERFQIAVDAAYGLEYLHNGCKPPIIHRDLKTSNILLNEKWQAKIADFGLSRAFTNESGTHVSTCPAGTFGYVDPEAQASGNFNKKSDVYSFGIILLELITGQPAITRKTHGGFICIHQWIRPIIDRGDILTIVDPRLDGEFDATSAWKAVETAFSCVSNASIQRPDMSHVLAELQECLAIVMAVEESQTMKARVLRSSNSLPISPLNIDTDMAPSPR; this is translated from the exons ATGGACGGTTGGCCGAGATTCTTTTTGTTTTCAATACTATGGCTAATCTTTACTCCAATATACGCTACTTCTGGGAGCTCTAAAGTAGCCGTAGCAGCAAATAATGAACCCGTTGGAAGACGAAAGCTTGCCACTGGAAACCCAG GCTCCATAAGCATCGATTGCGGAGTGAATGAAGATTATGTTGATGAAAATATGGGATTGCTTTTCAAGTCAGATAGAGATTTCATAAGCACCGGCGAAAATCATGATGCAGAACCAGGAAGTTTCACCGAACCAGAGGCCTTTACAGATCGACTTTGTAAGAATTTAAGAAGTTTTCCAATGGGAAAAAAGAACTGCTACATTCTGCGGCCTGAACAGGGAAAAAATCATAATTACTTGATCAGAGCTTTCTATTGTTATGAAAATTACGATGGCAATAATCAACCTCCAACGTTTGATGTGCACATAGGGGTTAACCTTTGGATGACAGTTAAAGATCTAAATCGTAATGGGTGGAATGCTGGCGAGATCTTTCATTTTTCTTCAACTGGAATTATTCATGTGTGTCTTGTAAACAAAGGCTTAGGAGTACCTTTCATTTCAGCATTGGAATTATACTCTGTGAATGATTCCATTTATAGAAGTGAGTTTGGATCACTACATGTTACTCGAAGATTCCAACCTGGCAATCCTACTGACATTCGTTTCAG GTACAAGGATGATGTCTTCCATCGCGTCTGGAGAACTTATGGGTTTGCTAATTGGACTTTGGTCAATGCCACATCAGACATACAACTTCAGGAAATTGATAATTCCCATAAACTACCCATTGAAGTTTTAAAAACTGCAGCCCAGCCCCGAAAAGGCGTTCACTCATTGAGATACAACACTAGCTTTACCTGTTCCCAATTATGTAATTTTTATGTCTACTTTCACTTCGCTGAAATTGTAGAGTTTCCACAAGATCAACGAAGAGAATTCACAATTACCCTGAATGATCACAACTATGGACCCTTTAGCCTGGAATCCTTCAAGCCACGGACTATACCTCTTAAATTGACAACCAAAGGCGATATTAACTTTACTATCAATTCAACGAGCAACTCTCACCTTCCACCCATTCTCAATGCCTTCGAGATTCTCTATATAATTGAGCTTCCTCGTTCTCCAACAGACCAAGCAGATG TTGATGCAATCATGGCCGTCATGCGATCATACAACATAAATGAAGATGAATGGCAAGGAGACCCATGTGTGCCAAGAGAactttcatggaatggtttgaaCTGTAGTAATTATGACAAAAATCCTCCAAGGATCATCTCATT GGACCTCAGTTCAAGGAAATTGACTGGCGAAATAGCTCCGTCGCTCTCTGCCCTCAAGGCAATTCAGTCCTT GGATTTATCATACAATAAATTGACTGGAATTCTGCCCAATTTTTTTTCAGAACTGTTGAACTTAACTTTGCT GGATTTATCTTACAATGAATTGACAGGGCCGGTGCCAGAATTTTTAGCACAACTGCCGAATTTAGATACTCT AAATTTAACTGGGAACAAGTTCACTGGATCCATTCCACAGTCCCTTATAAAAAAGTCTAATAATGGAACATTGCAGTTAAG CTTCGACAAAAATCCAAATTTATGCCAGTCGGATTCATGTGAGAAAAAGAAACATTTTCTTCTTCCAGTTGTTGCATCAATTATATCAATATTGATGCTTCTGCTCCTATGCATGATATCTATCTCTTGGAGACAAAGAAGACAGCAAG CAATAGCAGAAACACAAAAATCAAAGAATCAGACCTTTAGTTACTCAGAGATTATTAGTATTACTGATAACTTTAAGACCGCCATCGGAGGAGGGGGCTTTGGAAAAGTTTACTTTGGAACCCTAAAAGATGGCACTCAAGTTGCCATTAAGCTGTTATCTCAATCATCAAATCAAGGCTACAAGGAATTTCAAGCAGAG GTGCAGCTCTTGATGGTTGTTCATCATAGGAATTTGGTTTCACTAATTGGGTACTGCAATGATAGTCATAACATGGCATTGGTATACGAGTACATGGTTAATGGAAACTTGCAACAGCATTTATCAA AGAAAAGTGGAAGTGTTCTGACTTGGAAAGAGAGATTTCAAATTGCAGTAGATGCAGCTTATG GACTGGAGTATCTACATAATGGTTGCAAACCACCGATTATCCACAGGGATTTGAAGACTTCCAACATCTTATTGAACGAAAAATGGCAAGCAAAGATCGCTGATTTTGGATTGTCTAGAGCTTTCACCAATGAAAGTGGGACACATGTATCAACTTGCCCTGCTGGCACATTTGGTTACGTCGATCCTGA GGCTCAAGCATCAGGAAACTTTAACAAAAAAAGTGATGTTTATAGCTTTGGGATTATTCTACTTGAGCTCATAACTGGTCAGCCTGCAATAACAAGAAAGACCCATGGGGGCTTCATTTGCATACATCAATGGATTAGACCTATAATCGACAGGGGTGATATTCTAACCATTGTTGATCCCAGACTGGATGGAGAATTCGATGCCACTTCAGCCTGGAAAGCTGTGGAGACTGCCTTTTCCTGTGTATCAAACGCTTCAATACAGAGGCCAGACATG